The DNA sequence TCAGCGTTCGGTGATCGACCAGGCCGCCGCGGTGACGATCCTGCAGAGCTGGCTCGACCAGCGCCGGGCACTGAGCGTGCCGGCCCCGACGGAGGACAACGATGTCTGACGAACAACGTGGGACGGCTTACGACAAGGCCAAACCGGAAGCGGTAGGGCCGCCGAGGCGCCGGATGAGCCGGACTCAGCGGGCCCGGGAGAATCGGCGGCGGCGCCAGCACAACCGGCACCGCCGGGTGGCCCGGGGCCTTGGCCTGGCGCTGATCGTCCTGGTCGCGATCGCCGGGGTCTTCCTGGGCTCCAAGTACTGGCACTCCAGCGGTCCCGTCGTCGACTTCAGCGGTGACGGCGGCCAGCAGGTGTTGATCGAGGTGCATGAAGGTGACTTCACCACCGCGATCGCCGAAACCATGTTGGAGGCGGGGGTGATCGCCAACGTCGGAACGTTCCTCAGCGCCGCGCAGGGCAACTCCGCCATCGCGGCGATCCAGCCCGGCTTCTACCGGTTGCGGGCCGAGATCCCGGCGGCCACCGCGGTGCAGCAGCTCACCGATCCGGAGAATCGGGTGGGCAAGCTGGTGATTCCGGAGGGCCGTCAACTCGATGACACCACTGACATGAAGACCGATCGGGTGACGCCGGGAGTGTTCACCCTCATCGCCGAGGCCAGCTGCCTGGACCTCAACGGTGACCGCACCTGTCTTAAAGCCCAGGATCTGCGTCGCGCCGCGGAGATCGAGACGCCGCAGGCACTGTCGGTGCCCGAGTGGGCCTTGGGACCGGTCAGCAAGTTGGGGCGCGACCACCGACGCATCGAGGGGTTGATCACGGCGGGCACCTGGAACGTCGACCCGACCGCGTCGGCGCCTACCGTGCTGTCGAAATTGATCAGCCAGAGCAGCGCGGAGCTGGACAAGTCCGGCCTGCCAGGCACCGCCGTGCAGTTGGGCATGACGCCTTACGAGATGCTGGTGGTGGCTTCACTGGTGCAACGCGAAGCGCTGCCGCACGACTTCGCCAAGGTGGCCAGGGTCATCGACAACCGGCTGGGGGAGCCGCAGCGGCTGGAGTTCGACTCGACGGTCAACTATCCGCTGGACCGCCAGGAGGTGGCCACCACCGACGCCGACCGGGCCAAGGTGACGCCGTGGAACACCTACGCCTCCGACGGTCTGCCGGCCACCCCGATCTGCTCACCGGGAATGGACGCCCTGCATGCCGCCGAGCACCCCGAACCGGGCGACTGGCTGTACTTCGTGACGGTCGACAAGGACGGCACCACTCTGTTCACGCATAACTACCAGCAGCACCTGAACAACATCGAGATGGCGCTGGACAACGGTGTCCTCGACAGCTCCCGCTGACCCCGGACGGCGCCGGGCCGCGGTGCTCGGTTCGCCGATCGCCCACTCGCGCTCACCGCAACTGCATCTGGCGGCCTACCGTGCGCTCGGTCTGGTGGGCTGGACCTATGAACGCATCGAATGCGGCGCCGAGGAGCTGCCGGCGCTGGTCGCCGGTTTCGGGCCGGAATGGGTCGGCGTCTCGGTCACCATGCCGGGCAAGTTCGCGGCCTTGGCGTGCGCCGACGAACGCACCCGGCGCGCCGAACGTATCGGCTCGGCGAACACGCTGGTGCACACCGCAACCGGATGGTTGGCCGACAACACCGATGTCGACGGGGTGAGCGGGGCGCTCGGTTCGGTGTCGGGGTCGGCGATCGTACTGGGCTCCGGCGGCACCGCACCGGCCGCGGTGGTAGCGCTGACCGAACTGGGCGCCCGCCACATCACGGTGGCCGCACGCAACGCCGACAACGCCGCGCGGGTGGTGGCGTTGGCCACCGAAGTCGGTGTGCCGGCTCGCTTCTGCGCGCTCGATAGCCCCGACTTGGCCATGGCGGCCACCGACGCGTCGGTACTGGTCAGTACATTGCCGGCTGACGTCGCCGCTCGATATGCGCCGGTCCTGGCCGGCGTGCCTGTGCTGCTGGACGCCATCTACAACCCGTGGCCCACACCGCTGGCCGCAGCGGTGAGCGCGGCCGGCGGCACCGTGATCAGTGG is a window from the Mycobacterium sp. SVM_VP21 genome containing:
- a CDS encoding endolytic transglycosylase MltG — protein: MSDEQRGTAYDKAKPEAVGPPRRRMSRTQRARENRRRRQHNRHRRVARGLGLALIVLVAIAGVFLGSKYWHSSGPVVDFSGDGGQQVLIEVHEGDFTTAIAETMLEAGVIANVGTFLSAAQGNSAIAAIQPGFYRLRAEIPAATAVQQLTDPENRVGKLVIPEGRQLDDTTDMKTDRVTPGVFTLIAEASCLDLNGDRTCLKAQDLRRAAEIETPQALSVPEWALGPVSKLGRDHRRIEGLITAGTWNVDPTASAPTVLSKLISQSSAELDKSGLPGTAVQLGMTPYEMLVVASLVQREALPHDFAKVARVIDNRLGEPQRLEFDSTVNYPLDRQEVATTDADRAKVTPWNTYASDGLPATPICSPGMDALHAAEHPEPGDWLYFVTVDKDGTTLFTHNYQQHLNNIEMALDNGVLDSSR
- a CDS encoding shikimate dehydrogenase; amino-acid sequence: MSSTAPADPGRRRAAVLGSPIAHSRSPQLHLAAYRALGLVGWTYERIECGAEELPALVAGFGPEWVGVSVTMPGKFAALACADERTRRAERIGSANTLVHTATGWLADNTDVDGVSGALGSVSGSAIVLGSGGTAPAAVVALTELGARHITVAARNADNAARVVALATEVGVPARFCALDSPDLAMAATDASVLVSTLPADVAARYAPVLAGVPVLLDAIYNPWPTPLAAAVSAAGGTVISGLQMLLHQAFTQVELFTGRPAPRAEMTCAVADLG